In Oncorhynchus nerka isolate Pitt River linkage group LG26, Oner_Uvic_2.0, whole genome shotgun sequence, one DNA window encodes the following:
- the LOC115110759 gene encoding cytochrome c oxidase subunit 6A, mitochondrial-like has product MASPASMVARRVLSAASHAGHEGGSARTWKVLSFVLALPGVAVCIANAYMKMQQHSHEPPEFVAYSHLRIRTKKWPWGDGNHSLFHNPHENALPEGYEGPRH; this is encoded by the exons ATGGCGTCTCCTGCATCGATGGTGGCCCGCAGGGTATTATCTGCTGCATCACACGCAGGCCAtgagggaggatcag CTAGGACCTGGAAGGTCCTGTCGTTTGTGTTGGCCCTACCTGGTGTGGCCGTCTGCATCGCCAACGCCTACATGAAGATGCAGCAGCACTCCCATGAACCCCCTGAGTTTGTGGCCTACTCACACCTTCGCATCCGCACCAAG AAATGGCCCTGGGGTGATGGCAACCACTCTCTCTTCCACAACCCTCATGAAAATGCTCTTCCTGAGGGCTATGAGGGCCCCCGCCACTAA